One genomic region from Tripterygium wilfordii isolate XIE 37 chromosome 20, ASM1340144v1, whole genome shotgun sequence encodes:
- the LOC119986740 gene encoding homeobox-leucine zipper protein HDG11-like: MEYGSGGGGGGGSGGDPDSSDNQRRKKRYHRHTAHQIQRLEGMFKECPHPDEKQRLQLSRELGLAPRQIKFWFQNRRTQTKAQHERADNCALRAENDKIRCENIAIREALKNVICPSCGAPPVTEDSYFDEQRLRMENAQLKEELDRVSSIAAKYIGRPISQLPPVQPLHISSLDLSMGSFGGHGFGGPSLDLDLLPGSSSSLPNLPFQPIGISDMDKSLMTDIAANAMDELLRLLQTNEPLWMKSSTDGRDVLNLESYERMFPRPNSHLRNPKLRIEASRDSGVVIMNALALVDMFMDTNKWVELFPAIVSVAKTMEVLSPGVLGSLSGSLQLMYEELQVLSPLVPTREFYVLRYCQQIEQGLWAIVNVSYDFPKLASQCRSHKLPSGCLIQDMPNGYSKVTWVEHVEIEEKIPIHQLYKDLIHSGLAFGAERWLATLQRMCERLACLMVSSNSTRDLGGVIPSPDGKRSMMKLSQRMVSNFCACVSTSTSHQWTTLSGLNEGGVRVTLQKSTNPGQPNGVVLSASTTFWLPVSPQNIFNFFKDERNRTHWDVLSNGNPVQEVAHIANGSHPGNCISVLRALNTSQNNILILQESCIDQSGSLVVYCPVELPYINNAMSGEDPSCIPLLPSGFTISPDGHYNQGDGASTSSSTQGNMATSGGSLITVAFQILVNNLPSVKLNMESVATVNNLISTTVHHIKTALNCPSS, encoded by the exons ATGGAATACGgaagtggaggaggaggaggtggtgggtCGGGTGGGGACCCCGATTCCTCCGACAACCAGAGGAGGAAGAAGCGCTACCACCGTCACACAGCCCACCAGATTCAGAGGCTAGAAGG AATGTTCAAGGAGTGCCCACACCCAGATGAGAAGCAGAGGTTGCAGTTAAGCAGGGAGTTGGGTTTGGCTCCGCGACAGATCAAGTTTTGGTTCCAAAACAGGAGGACCCAGACGAAG GCCCAACACGAACGAGCAGATAACTGTGCACTTCGTGCAGAGAACGACAAGATTCGATGCGAGAATATAGCAATCAGAGAGGCAttgaaaaatgtcatttgcccaTCTTGTGGAGCTCCTCCGGTGACCGAAGACTCCTATTTCGATGAACAAAGATTGCGAATGGAGAATGCCCAATTGAAGGAAGAG CTTGATAGAGTATCTAGCATTGCTGCAAAGTACATAGGGAGACCTATTTCGCAACTTCCACCGGTACAGCCTTTGCATATTTCTTCGTTAGATTTGTCGATGGGGAGTTTCGGTGGCCATGGATTTGGCGGTCCTTCACTTGATCTTGATCTTCTACCAGGAAGTTCTTCGAGTCTACCAAATTTACCTTTCCAACCAATTGGAATATCAGACATGGATAAGTCCCTCATGACTGATATTGCTGCCAATGCTATGGATGAATTGCTCAGGCTCTTGCAAACTAATGAACCTCTGTGGATGAAGTCGAGCACTGATGGGAGAGATGTTCTAAATCTTGAAAGCTATGAAAGGATGTTCCCTAGACCCAATAGTCACTTGAGAAACCCGAAATTAAGGATAGAAGCATCGAGGGATTCTGGTGTCGTAATCATGAATGCTTTGGCCTTGGTTGACATGTTCATGGACACT AACAAGTGGGTGGAGCTCTTTCCCGCAATTGTATCAGTTGCAAAAACAATGGAAGTTCTATCGCCTGGAGTATTGGGCAGCCTTAGTGGTTCTTTGCAACTG ATGTATGAAGAGTTGCAGGTGCTTTCACCACTGGTGCCAACCCGGGAATTTTACGTTCTCCGTTACTGTCAGCAAATTGAGCAAGGCTTGTGGGCTATTGTTAATGTCTCTTATGATTTTCCCAAGCTCGCATCGCAATGTCGATCACATAAGCTGCCTTCAGGATGCTTGATTCAGGACATGCCTAATGGGTACTCCAAG GTAACTTGGGTAGAACATGTGGAAATAGAAGAGAAAATCCCAATTCATCAGCTTTACAAGGATCTCATTCACAGTGGCTTGGCATTTGGGGCAGAAAGGTGGCTTGCCACTCTTCAGAGGATGTGTGAAAGATTAGCTTGTCTTATGGTGTCGAGCAATTCAACCCGTGATCTTGGAGGAG TAATTCCATCGCCGGATGGCAAGAGAAGCATGATGAAACTTTCTCAGAGGATGGTGTCGAATTTCTGTGCATGTGTGAGCACATCAACCAGCCACCAATGGACAACACTTTCTGGTTTGAACGAGGGTGGAGTTCGAGTTACCCTTCAGAAGAGCACAAATCCTGGCCAACCAAATGGTGTAGTTCTTAGTGCATCAACCACCTTTTGGCTTCCAGTTTCTCCGCAAAATATCTTTAACTTTTTCAAGGATGAAAGAAACCGAACTCAT TGGGATGTCCTTTCTAATGGTAATCCAGTGCAAGAGGTTGCTCACATTGCTAATGGTTCACATCCTGGGAACTGCATATCGGTTCTTCGG GCCTTGAATACCAGCCAGAACAATATTTTGATACTTCAAGAGAGCTGCATAGACCAATCTGGTTCACTTGTTGTCTACTGTCCCGTCGAACTACCCTACATAAACAATGCAATGAGTGGTGAGGATCCTTCTTGCATCCCTTTACTGCCATCAGGTTTCACCATTTCACCAGACGGTCATTACAACCAAGGCGACGGTGCCTCAACAAGCTCAAGCACACAAGGAAACATGGCTACCTCTGGCGGTTCGCTAATTACGGTAGCATTTCAGATATTAGTAAACAACTTGCCATCAGTTAAGCTAAACATGGAGTCAGTGGCCACTGTTAACAACCTTATCAGCACCACTGTCCACCATATTAAGACAGCCTTGAATTGTCCTAGTTCCTGA